In Vogesella indigofera, a single window of DNA contains:
- a CDS encoding primosomal protein N', which produces MTAMQHISVWLDVPLRGAFTYLHPQPLPSGQRVRVTFGNRELCGVVDNSVPPQALDEARCKPILAVLDELPPLPEALLQQVRFAARYYLHPQGQALFTALPTALREPRAVTPADRRQYRLNAAGLAAAPSARSTVKLLLWQALHQPQSRDALRRVHPQAGAFLKQALAAGQLDILPWQAPPLQVAAALTLNDEQQAALDAVAVNLGRFGAFLLHGITGSGKTEVYLQLIARVLAAGQQALVIIPEINLTPQLIERFAQRFPASHIVCLHSGLSDGERLQGWVDAWQGVADIVIGTRLAVFTPLPRAGLVIVDEEHDGSFKQQDGLRYHARDLAVWRANQAQVPVLLGSATPSLETVANVEAGRYRKLLLSARAHGSARLPRIGLVDTRRLKLVDGLSEPVIAALQQRLARREMSLLFINRRGYSPVLACTACGWTSACKHCSARMVLHLSARQLRCHHCGAQQRVPLQCPACGNPDVQPLGEGTQRLEEALRRLLPEARILRIDRDSTSHKAAWDAVYQRVHAGEVDILLGTQMLAKGHDFGALSLVVVLGSDGGLYSADYRASERLFAQLLQVSGRAGRAELAGDVIVQTNWPEHPLYLALTQHDFDGFAASQLQERREAGFPPAASQVILRADAPQYHEAEAFLQQVLALCGELPPPLFVFGPAPALMARLAGRERSQLTFEAPQRSALHAWLRELLPQLDALARKAPRQLRWSLDVDPQEI; this is translated from the coding sequence ATGACTGCAATGCAGCACATCAGTGTCTGGCTCGATGTGCCCTTGCGTGGTGCATTTACCTACCTGCATCCGCAGCCGCTGCCCAGCGGCCAGCGCGTCCGCGTCACCTTCGGCAATCGCGAATTGTGCGGCGTGGTCGACAACAGCGTGCCGCCGCAGGCGCTGGACGAGGCGCGCTGCAAGCCGATTCTGGCGGTGCTGGACGAGCTGCCGCCGCTGCCTGAGGCACTGCTGCAGCAAGTGCGCTTTGCCGCGCGCTACTACCTGCATCCGCAGGGGCAGGCGCTGTTCACCGCCTTGCCCACCGCGCTGCGCGAGCCGCGCGCGGTGACGCCGGCCGATCGCCGTCAGTACCGCCTCAATGCCGCCGGCCTCGCCGCGGCACCGTCGGCGCGCAGCACGGTGAAGCTGCTGCTGTGGCAGGCGCTGCACCAGCCGCAATCGCGCGACGCGCTGCGCCGCGTGCACCCGCAGGCGGGCGCCTTCCTGAAGCAGGCGCTGGCCGCCGGCCAGCTCGACATCCTGCCGTGGCAGGCGCCACCGCTGCAGGTGGCGGCGGCGCTGACGCTGAACGACGAGCAGCAGGCGGCACTGGACGCGGTGGCGGTCAACCTTGGCCGCTTCGGCGCCTTCCTGCTGCACGGCATCACCGGCAGCGGCAAGACCGAGGTCTACCTGCAGCTGATCGCCCGCGTGCTGGCCGCCGGCCAGCAGGCGCTGGTGATCATCCCGGAGATCAACCTGACCCCGCAGCTGATCGAGCGCTTCGCGCAACGTTTTCCCGCCAGCCACATCGTCTGCCTGCACAGCGGCCTGTCCGACGGCGAGCGGCTGCAGGGCTGGGTCGATGCCTGGCAAGGTGTCGCCGACATCGTGATCGGCACTCGGCTGGCGGTGTTCACGCCGCTGCCGCGCGCCGGGCTGGTGATCGTCGACGAGGAACACGACGGCTCGTTCAAGCAGCAGGACGGCCTGCGCTACCACGCGCGCGATCTGGCGGTGTGGCGCGCCAACCAGGCACAGGTGCCGGTGCTGCTGGGCAGCGCCACCCCCAGCCTGGAGACGGTGGCCAACGTCGAGGCCGGCCGCTACCGCAAGCTGTTGTTGTCGGCGCGGGCGCACGGCAGCGCGCGGCTGCCGCGCATCGGGCTGGTCGACACCCGCCGCCTGAAGCTGGTGGACGGCCTGTCCGAACCGGTGATCGCCGCGCTGCAGCAGCGGCTGGCACGGCGCGAGATGAGTCTGCTGTTCATCAACCGCCGCGGCTACTCGCCGGTGCTGGCCTGCACCGCCTGCGGCTGGACCTCGGCCTGCAAGCACTGCAGTGCGCGTATGGTGCTGCACCTGTCGGCGCGCCAGCTGCGCTGCCACCATTGCGGCGCGCAGCAGCGGGTGCCGTTGCAGTGCCCGGCCTGCGGCAATCCCGACGTGCAGCCGCTGGGCGAGGGTACGCAGCGGCTGGAAGAGGCGCTGCGCCGGCTGCTGCCGGAGGCGCGCATCTTGCGCATCGATCGCGACAGTACCAGCCACAAGGCGGCGTGGGACGCGGTGTACCAGCGCGTGCACGCCGGCGAGGTGGACATCCTGCTCGGCACCCAGATGCTGGCCAAGGGCCACGACTTCGGCGCGCTGTCGCTGGTGGTGGTGCTGGGCAGCGACGGCGGCCTCTACTCCGCCGACTACCGCGCGAGCGAGCGCCTGTTCGCGCAGCTGCTGCAGGTGTCCGGCCGCGCCGGACGCGCCGAGCTAGCCGGCGATGTCATCGTGCAGACCAACTGGCCGGAGCACCCGCTGTACCTGGCGCTGACGCAGCATGATTTCGACGGCTTTGCCGCCAGCCAGCTGCAAGAGCGGCGCGAGGCCGGCTTTCCGCCGGCGGCCAGCCAAGTGATCCTGCGCGCCGACGCGCCGCAGTACCACGAGGCGGAGGCCTTCCTGCAGCAGGTGCTGGCGCTGTGCGGCGAACTGCCGCCGCCGCTGTTCGTGTTCGGCCCGGCGCCGGCGCTGATGGCGCGCCTCGCCGGTCGCGAGCGCTCGCAGCTGACCTTCGAGGCGCCGCAACGCTCGGCGCTGCACGCCTGGCTGCGCGAGCTGTTGCCGCAGCTGGATGCGCTGGCGCGCAAGGCGCCGCGCCAATTACGCTGGTCGCTGGATGTCGACCCGCAGGAGATCTGA
- the hemE gene encoding uroporphyrinogen decarboxylase, whose protein sequence is MTQLKNDTFLRALLKQPVEYTPIWMMRQAGRYLPEYRATRARAGSFMGLCTSPDYATEVTLQPLERFPLDAAILFSDILTVPDAMGLGLSFAEGEGPRFARPLRDEAAIKALQVAPLDKLQYVFDAVSSIRKALDGRVPLIGFSGSPFTLACYMIEGAGSADFRHVKAMLYGRPELLHHILRITADSVTAYLNAQIDAGAQAVQIFDTWGGALSHAAYQEFSLAYMQQIIAGLKREADGRRVPVIVFTKGGGQWLEQIAAIGADCVGLDWTTDIGQARARVGDKVALQGNFDPNALFGSPAAIEQEAGRILAAYGHGSGHVFNLGHGISQFADPEHAKALVAAVHRLSRPYHAV, encoded by the coding sequence ATGACCCAGCTCAAGAACGATACCTTCCTGCGCGCGCTGCTGAAGCAGCCGGTTGAATACACCCCGATCTGGATGATGCGCCAGGCCGGCCGCTACCTGCCGGAATACCGCGCCACCCGCGCCCGCGCCGGCAGCTTTATGGGGCTGTGCACCAGCCCGGACTACGCCACCGAGGTCACGCTGCAGCCGCTGGAGCGCTTCCCGCTGGACGCGGCGATCCTGTTCTCCGACATCCTGACGGTGCCGGACGCGATGGGGCTGGGGCTGTCCTTTGCCGAGGGCGAGGGCCCGCGCTTTGCCCGTCCGCTGCGCGACGAGGCGGCGATCAAGGCGCTGCAGGTGGCGCCACTGGACAAGCTGCAGTACGTGTTCGACGCGGTATCCAGCATCCGCAAGGCGCTCGACGGTCGCGTGCCGCTGATCGGCTTCTCCGGCAGCCCGTTCACGCTGGCCTGCTACATGATCGAGGGGGCCGGCTCCGCCGACTTCCGCCACGTCAAGGCGATGCTGTACGGCCGTCCGGAACTGCTGCACCACATCCTGCGCATCACCGCCGACTCGGTGACCGCCTACCTCAACGCGCAGATCGATGCCGGCGCCCAGGCGGTGCAGATCTTCGATACCTGGGGTGGTGCGCTAAGCCACGCCGCGTACCAGGAATTCTCGCTGGCCTATATGCAGCAGATCATCGCCGGCCTCAAGCGCGAGGCTGATGGCCGCCGCGTGCCGGTGATCGTGTTTACCAAGGGCGGTGGCCAGTGGTTGGAGCAGATCGCCGCCATCGGCGCCGACTGTGTCGGCCTGGACTGGACCACCGACATCGGCCAGGCACGCGCCCGCGTCGGCGACAAGGTGGCACTGCAGGGCAACTTCGACCCCAACGCACTGTTCGGCAGCCCGGCGGCGATCGAGCAGGAAGCCGGCCGCATCCTGGCGGCGTACGGTCACGGCTCCGGCCATGTGTTCAATCTCGGTCACGGCATTTCGCAGTTTGCCGACCCGGAACACGCCAAGGCCCTGGTCGCCGCCGTGCACCGCCTGTCGCGCCCGTACCACGCCGTCTGA
- a CDS encoding mechanosensitive ion channel family protein, which yields MNQIDLSHWQQVATDYAFNIGGMLLAALAFWIVGRWLIGQVGSLLQRTLERQHVDATIMRYLGTTINVTLNVILVVGILGYFGIQTTTFAALFAAAGVAIGMAWSGLLSNFAAGVFLIVLRPMKVGDFVTAGGVTGTVKEIGLFTTAINTPDNVLTMVGNGKIMGDTLQNFSSNPYRRVELKAQLAGSADPAAAMALLRQRLATIPNVLAEPAVEVAILEFNLVGPVLAVRPFCHNDHYWQVYFDSNQLIRDALGGEAFPPPMPAQVVYVKQ from the coding sequence ATGAATCAGATCGACCTTTCCCACTGGCAGCAGGTCGCCACGGATTATGCGTTCAATATCGGTGGCATGTTGCTGGCGGCGCTGGCTTTCTGGATCGTCGGCCGCTGGCTGATCGGCCAGGTCGGCAGCCTGCTGCAGCGCACGCTGGAGCGGCAGCATGTCGACGCCACCATCATGCGTTACCTCGGCACCACCATCAATGTCACCCTCAACGTGATCCTGGTGGTCGGCATCCTCGGCTACTTCGGCATCCAGACCACCACCTTTGCCGCGCTGTTCGCCGCCGCCGGTGTGGCCATCGGCATGGCCTGGTCCGGGTTGCTGTCCAACTTTGCCGCCGGGGTGTTCCTGATCGTGCTGCGGCCGATGAAGGTCGGCGATTTCGTCACCGCCGGCGGCGTGACCGGCACGGTGAAGGAGATCGGCCTGTTCACCACCGCCATCAACACCCCGGACAACGTGCTGACCATGGTCGGCAACGGCAAGATCATGGGCGACACGCTGCAGAACTTCAGCAGCAACCCCTACCGCCGCGTGGAGCTGAAGGCGCAGCTGGCCGGCAGCGCCGACCCCGCCGCCGCAATGGCGCTGCTCCGGCAGCGGCTGGCGACGATTCCCAACGTGCTGGCCGAACCGGCGGTAGAGGTGGCGATCCTGGAGTTCAACCTGGTGGGGCCGGTGCTGGCGGTACGCCCGTTCTGCCATAACGACCACTACTGGCAGGTGTATTTCGACAGCAACCAGCTGATCCGCGATGCGCTGGGCGGCGAGGCGTTCCCGCCGCCGATGCCGGCGCAGGTGGTGTACGTGAAGCAGTAA
- a CDS encoding efflux RND transporter permease subunit yields the protein MWLTRVSVQNPYLAAVMMLLLTVLGLFAWKQLPVEEFPDIRFPVAVVSATYPGASPEVIESEVTRPLEEAVNTINGVKHIRSYSSEGVATLVVEFELSTDPAIGLQEVRDKVGAAQGRLRREVSTPTISQMNPNDEPLMSYTFSQQDGSQRELSNWLDNVLKKRLQTVSGVGEVKLVGASKREIRIELQPYRLEALGLSVSEVADAIAAANRDFPAGQVSSQRNELSVRVAGKLVSVDDFRELGIATRQGATIRLADVAEVRDSEEEKNSISLIDGKPAVGLDVRAARGANVVAVADAVKAIIAEQRPLMPVGSEVKLTYDKSDEVRKSLSGVQQTLLEGAGLTVLIVFLFLGSWRSTVITGLTLPIALLGTLFAVQALGFTLNVMTLMALSLSIGLLIDDAIVVRENIVRHATLGKGHYQAALDGTNEIGLAVLATTLTIVAVFLPVGFMGGIIGKFFHQFGLAVTVAVLISMFVSFTLDPMLSSVWHDPHRHGDHHKGPVGRALDWFEASLDRLADGYVRVIRWALAHRKTVLATALALTVGSFMLVPVIGGEFLPRADNGDFRLSFKTAPGSTLEYTAAKAREVEAQLRSIPEVNTVDSKIGGGRFGAGRNEAQLTIDVGDKQTRERDLFQLMAAARSSAQRVAGIELDSVQELGQHGPGGKPVNIGIRGSDLQALRQATDAVMAAIARVNGVRDVQSSFSDADPALDVRLDRDAAASLGVDLGRVGNTLSVLLAGSTVTTWEAPDGENYDVRLQLPREGREAALLEVLMVPGARRDNGEANMVPLAQLARIEPGSSPRQIERTDLMREISVTANISGRSAGEVFAGVDAALKQLRLPAGVMLSQEGERKSMQESLDYAVQALAMGVIFIYLILAAQFRSFTLPVTIMMALPLAFVGVFAALWLFGSTLNMFSVIGIIMLMGLAAKNGILLVDFINQSRKEGMVRLDAIVEAGRVRLRPIMMTSLAMIFGMLPLALASGAGSETQRPMAHAIIGGLITSTLLTLIVLPVVYTYLDSLRSRIRGVLARLSGAAAPAP from the coding sequence ATGTGGTTAACCCGCGTCAGCGTGCAGAACCCCTATCTTGCCGCCGTGATGATGCTGCTGTTGACGGTGCTGGGCCTGTTTGCCTGGAAGCAGCTGCCGGTGGAGGAGTTTCCCGATATCCGCTTCCCTGTGGCGGTGGTGTCGGCGACCTATCCCGGCGCCTCGCCGGAGGTGATCGAGAGCGAGGTCACCCGCCCGCTGGAAGAGGCGGTCAACACCATCAACGGCGTCAAGCACATCCGTTCCTATTCCTCCGAGGGCGTCGCCACGCTGGTGGTGGAGTTCGAGCTGTCCACCGACCCGGCCATCGGCCTGCAGGAGGTGCGCGACAAGGTTGGCGCCGCGCAGGGCCGGCTGCGGCGCGAGGTGAGCACGCCGACCATCTCGCAGATGAACCCCAACGACGAGCCGCTGATGTCGTACACCTTCAGCCAGCAGGACGGCTCGCAACGCGAGCTGAGCAACTGGCTGGACAATGTGCTGAAGAAGCGGCTGCAGACGGTGAGCGGTGTCGGCGAGGTGAAGCTGGTCGGTGCCAGCAAGCGCGAGATACGCATCGAGCTGCAGCCGTACCGGCTGGAGGCGCTGGGGCTGTCGGTCAGCGAGGTGGCCGACGCCATCGCTGCGGCCAACCGTGATTTCCCGGCCGGCCAGGTCAGCAGTCAGCGCAACGAGCTGTCGGTGCGCGTCGCCGGCAAGCTGGTGTCGGTGGACGACTTCCGCGAGCTGGGCATCGCCACGCGCCAGGGTGCCACCATCCGCTTGGCGGACGTGGCCGAGGTGCGCGACAGCGAGGAAGAAAAGAACAGCATCAGCCTGATCGACGGCAAGCCGGCGGTGGGGCTGGATGTGCGCGCCGCGCGCGGCGCCAACGTGGTGGCGGTGGCCGACGCGGTGAAGGCGATCATCGCCGAGCAGCGGCCGCTGATGCCGGTCGGCAGCGAGGTCAAGCTCACCTACGACAAGTCGGACGAGGTGCGCAAGTCGCTGAGCGGGGTGCAGCAGACGCTGCTGGAGGGCGCCGGGCTGACGGTGCTGATCGTGTTCCTGTTCCTTGGCAGCTGGCGCAGCACGGTGATTACCGGCCTGACGCTGCCGATCGCGCTGCTGGGCACCCTGTTCGCGGTGCAGGCGCTGGGCTTCACCCTCAACGTGATGACGCTGATGGCGCTGTCGCTGTCGATCGGCCTGTTGATCGACGACGCCATCGTGGTGCGCGAGAACATCGTGCGCCACGCCACGCTGGGCAAGGGCCACTACCAGGCGGCGCTGGATGGCACCAACGAGATCGGGCTGGCGGTACTGGCCACCACGCTGACCATCGTCGCGGTGTTCCTGCCGGTCGGCTTCATGGGCGGCATCATCGGCAAGTTCTTCCACCAGTTCGGCCTCGCGGTGACGGTGGCGGTGCTGATCTCGATGTTCGTGTCGTTCACGCTGGACCCGATGCTGTCCTCGGTGTGGCACGACCCGCACCGCCACGGCGATCACCACAAGGGCCCGGTTGGGCGCGCGCTGGACTGGTTCGAGGCCTCGCTCGATCGCCTCGCAGACGGCTACGTGCGGGTGATCCGCTGGGCGCTGGCGCACCGCAAGACGGTGCTGGCCACGGCGCTGGCGCTGACCGTCGGCAGCTTCATGCTGGTGCCGGTGATCGGCGGCGAATTCCTGCCGCGTGCCGACAACGGCGATTTCCGCCTGTCGTTCAAGACCGCACCCGGCTCGACGCTGGAATACACCGCCGCCAAAGCGCGCGAGGTGGAGGCGCAGCTGCGCAGTATTCCGGAGGTGAACACCGTCGACAGCAAGATCGGTGGCGGCCGCTTCGGCGCCGGCCGCAACGAGGCGCAGCTGACCATCGACGTCGGCGACAAGCAGACGCGCGAGCGCGACCTGTTCCAGCTGATGGCGGCGGCGCGCAGCAGCGCGCAGCGGGTGGCCGGCATCGAGCTGGATTCGGTGCAGGAGCTGGGCCAGCACGGCCCCGGCGGCAAACCGGTCAATATCGGCATCCGCGGCAGCGACCTGCAAGCGCTGCGCCAGGCCACCGACGCGGTGATGGCGGCGATTGCGCGCGTCAACGGCGTACGCGACGTGCAGAGCAGCTTTTCCGACGCCGATCCGGCGCTGGACGTGCGCCTCGACCGCGATGCCGCCGCCTCGCTGGGCGTCGATCTGGGTCGCGTCGGCAATACGCTGTCGGTGCTGCTGGCCGGCAGCACGGTGACGACGTGGGAGGCGCCGGACGGCGAAAACTACGACGTGCGCCTGCAGTTGCCGCGCGAGGGGCGCGAGGCGGCGCTGCTGGAGGTGCTGATGGTGCCCGGTGCGCGGCGCGACAACGGCGAGGCCAATATGGTGCCGCTGGCGCAGCTGGCACGCATCGAGCCGGGCAGCAGCCCGCGCCAGATCGAACGCACCGACCTGATGCGCGAGATCAGCGTCACCGCCAACATCAGCGGCCGCAGCGCCGGCGAGGTGTTTGCCGGCGTCGATGCCGCGCTGAAGCAGCTGCGACTGCCGGCCGGGGTGATGCTGTCGCAGGAGGGTGAGCGCAAGAGCATGCAGGAATCGCTGGACTACGCGGTGCAGGCGCTGGCGATGGGGGTGATCTTTATCTATCTCATTCTCGCCGCGCAGTTCCGCAGCTTCACGCTGCCGGTGACCATCATGATGGCGCTGCCGCTGGCCTTCGTCGGCGTATTCGCCGCGCTGTGGCTGTTCGGCTCCACCCTCAACATGTTCTCGGTGATCGGCATCATCATGCTGATGGGGCTGGCGGCGAAGAACGGCATCCTGCTGGTCGACTTCATCAACCAGAGCCGCAAGGAGGGCATGGTGCGGCTGGATGCCATCGTCGAGGCCGGCCGCGTGCGGCTGCGCCCGATCATGATGACCAGCCTGGCGATGATCTTCGGCATGCTGCCGCTGGCGCTGGCCAGCGGCGCCGGTTCGGAGACGCAGCGGCCGATGGCGCACGCCATCATCGGCGGCCTGATCACCTCCACGCTGCTGACGCTGATCGTGCTGCCGGTGGTGTACACCTATCTCGACAGCCTGCGCAGCCGCATCCGCGGCGTACTGGCGCGGCTGAGCGGAGCGGCTGCGCCGGCGCCCTGA
- a CDS encoding efflux RND transporter periplasmic adaptor subunit, translating into MTSPTLFRTACLAASVLLLAACGQPATSGHDASVAAAATPLRQLARGDVLQARLAPVAASLPFTATLNALTSIEVAAEIDASVREVLVREGETVRRGQLLARLDGETLQQALVEQQAQLANDEARLRLARLKLDKQRELYQQGFISKLAFDEVDSEYRIREGDVNARRSQLARARKSLADTAVHSPMDGVVYARRIQPGEQVSRNQKLFAIADLSQLEATASIPARQVAQLQPGQRAHFRVEGASEPFAAQLLRINPVANAGSRTFNAYLRVDNRAGRLQAGQFVTGEVILREISDAVRLPQAAVRDADGSKPWVMLLDGNTLRRQPVSIVLRNDSERVLAVRGVEVGRTLLAAPLLGLKPGDRVALPR; encoded by the coding sequence ATGACCAGCCCGACCCTGTTCCGAACTGCCTGCCTTGCCGCCAGCGTGCTGTTGCTGGCCGCTTGCGGCCAACCTGCCACCAGCGGCCATGATGCCAGTGTCGCCGCTGCCGCCACGCCATTGCGCCAGCTGGCGCGCGGCGACGTGCTGCAGGCCAGGCTGGCGCCGGTTGCCGCCAGCCTGCCGTTTACCGCCACCCTCAACGCGCTGACCAGTATCGAGGTCGCCGCCGAGATCGACGCCAGCGTGCGCGAGGTGCTGGTGCGCGAGGGGGAAACCGTGCGTCGTGGCCAGCTGCTGGCGCGGCTGGACGGCGAGACGCTGCAGCAGGCGCTGGTGGAACAGCAGGCGCAACTGGCCAACGACGAGGCACGGCTGCGACTGGCGCGCCTGAAGCTGGACAAGCAGCGCGAGCTGTACCAGCAGGGTTTCATTTCCAAGTTGGCGTTCGACGAGGTGGACAGCGAATACCGCATCCGCGAAGGCGACGTCAACGCCCGCCGCAGCCAGCTGGCGCGTGCGCGCAAGAGCCTGGCCGATACCGCGGTGCACTCGCCGATGGACGGCGTGGTCTACGCTCGCCGCATTCAGCCGGGCGAGCAGGTCAGCCGCAACCAGAAGCTGTTCGCCATTGCCGACCTCAGCCAGCTGGAGGCGACCGCCAGCATCCCGGCCCGGCAGGTGGCGCAGCTGCAGCCCGGCCAGCGCGCGCACTTCCGCGTCGAGGGCGCCAGCGAGCCGTTTGCCGCGCAGCTGCTGCGCATCAACCCGGTGGCCAATGCCGGCAGCCGCACCTTCAATGCCTATCTGCGCGTCGACAACCGCGCCGGCCGGCTGCAGGCCGGCCAGTTTGTCACCGGCGAGGTGATCCTGCGCGAAATCAGCGACGCGGTGCGCCTGCCGCAGGCGGCGGTGCGCGATGCCGACGGCAGCAAGCCGTGGGTGATGCTGCTGGACGGCAACACCCTGCGCCGTCAGCCGGTCAGCATCGTGTTGCGCAACGACAGCGAGCGGGTGCTGGCGGTGCGCGGCGTTGAGGTTGGCCGCACGCTGCTGGCGGCGCCGCTGCTGGGGCTGAAACCGGGCGACCGCGTGGCGCTGCCGCGCTAA
- the mltA gene encoding murein transglycosylase A: MLNRLLLCGSLLLLAACSTVSTPPSSSPAESIRYQPAAFSQLPQWDSSLASESLLALRESCRPLAGRPQWQAVCSEAATLDAANVDGIRRFYESRFVPWQVSEAGKDSGLITGYYEPLLSGSRQRSAQTPYPVYGVPQDLLLLDISAEQRAATQLVARRSGGNRLQVVPGKTQPGADELLVTPADFVIDSRTRTLKGRLDGNRLLPYYSRAEINAGKGINSAPVLAWVEDETELFFLQVQGSGRIQLEDGSFLRVTYAEQNGHPYKSIGRWLIDQQQLTLAEASMQGIKGWLEANPQRRRELFDVNPSYVFFRTLNSTGGGPIGALGVPLTDGHSLAVDPRYIPLGAPVYLATTWPLDGSPKPLTRLMHAQDTGGAIRGAVRGDFFFGFGTEAGMYAGRMKQQGKFWLLLPRGMTPAPRP; this comes from the coding sequence ATGCTAAACCGTCTACTGCTGTGCGGCAGCCTGCTGTTGCTGGCCGCCTGTTCCACCGTTTCCACCCCGCCATCGTCGTCGCCCGCCGAGAGCATCCGTTACCAGCCGGCCGCATTCAGCCAGCTGCCGCAGTGGGACAGCTCGCTGGCCAGCGAGAGCCTGCTGGCGCTACGTGAAAGCTGCCGTCCGCTGGCCGGCCGCCCGCAGTGGCAGGCGGTCTGCAGCGAGGCCGCGACGCTGGATGCGGCCAACGTTGACGGCATCCGCCGCTTTTACGAGAGCCGCTTCGTGCCGTGGCAGGTCAGCGAGGCCGGCAAGGACAGCGGCCTGATCACCGGCTACTACGAGCCGCTGCTCAGCGGCAGCCGCCAGCGCAGCGCGCAGACGCCGTATCCGGTGTACGGCGTGCCGCAGGACCTGCTGCTGCTCGACATCAGCGCCGAACAGCGCGCGGCCACGCAGCTGGTGGCGCGCCGCAGCGGCGGCAACCGGCTGCAGGTGGTGCCGGGCAAGACCCAGCCCGGCGCCGACGAGCTGCTGGTGACGCCGGCCGATTTTGTCATCGACAGCCGCACCCGCACGCTGAAGGGCCGCCTCGACGGCAACCGCCTGCTGCCGTACTACAGCCGTGCCGAGATCAATGCCGGCAAGGGCATCAACAGCGCGCCGGTGCTGGCCTGGGTGGAGGACGAAACCGAGCTGTTCTTCCTGCAGGTGCAAGGCTCCGGCCGCATCCAGCTGGAAGACGGCAGCTTTTTGCGGGTGACCTACGCCGAGCAGAACGGTCACCCTTACAAGTCAATCGGCCGCTGGCTGATCGACCAGCAGCAGCTGACACTGGCCGAGGCCAGCATGCAGGGCATCAAAGGCTGGCTGGAAGCCAACCCGCAGCGCCGCCGCGAGCTGTTCGACGTCAACCCCAGCTACGTGTTCTTCCGTACCCTGAATAGTACCGGCGGCGGCCCGATCGGCGCGCTGGGCGTGCCGCTGACCGACGGCCACAGCCTGGCGGTCGATCCGCGCTATATCCCGCTGGGGGCGCCGGTGTACCTGGCCACCACCTGGCCGCTGGACGGCAGCCCCAAGCCGCTGACCCGGCTGATGCACGCGCAGGATACCGGCGGTGCCATCCGCGGAGCGGTGCGCGGCGATTTCTTTTTCGGCTTCGGCACCGAGGCCGGCATGTACGCCGGCCGCATGAAGCAGCAGGGCAAGTTCTGGCTGCTGTTGCCGCGCGGCATGACCCCGGCGCCCCGTCCCTGA
- a CDS encoding glutathione peroxidase, producing the protein MRKQAWWLWLLLAAPLAQAACPQLLDYRVPRLTGGSTDLCQYQDKTIVVVNTASECGFTPQFAQLQTLWQQYRSRGVVVLGFPSDDFFQELEQAKDIAEFCHSNYGVDFPMMSRVSVRGSNAHPFYQALASAAGSTPKWNFYKYIIAPGGKSVIAFGPLTRPDDPAFLKALQQRLPAAP; encoded by the coding sequence ATGCGCAAGCAAGCATGGTGGTTGTGGTTGCTGCTGGCGGCGCCGCTGGCGCAGGCGGCCTGTCCGCAGCTGCTGGATTACCGGGTGCCGCGCCTGACCGGCGGCAGCACTGACCTGTGCCAGTACCAGGACAAGACCATCGTGGTGGTCAATACCGCCAGCGAGTGCGGCTTCACGCCGCAGTTTGCCCAGCTGCAGACGCTGTGGCAGCAATACCGCAGCCGCGGTGTGGTGGTGCTCGGCTTCCCCAGCGACGATTTCTTCCAGGAGCTGGAGCAGGCCAAGGACATTGCCGAGTTCTGCCACAGCAATTACGGCGTCGATTTCCCGATGATGAGCCGGGTCAGCGTGCGCGGCAGCAACGCGCACCCGTTCTACCAGGCGCTGGCCAGCGCGGCCGGCAGCACGCCGAAGTGGAATTTCTACAAGTACATCATCGCGCCGGGCGGCAAGTCGGTGATCGCCTTCGGGCCGCTGACGCGGCCGGATGATCCTGCCTTCCTCAAGGCGCTGCAGCAGCGGCTGCCGGCCGCACCCTGA
- the trxA gene encoding thioredoxin — MAYVNVTADTFNDTVEGDGMVILDFWAPWCGPCKSFGPIFEAAAEKHGDIVFAKINTEDEQELAAHFKIRSIPTLMALKDGIVVFHQAGAMMAPQFEQLVQAVRDLDMDQVRADMAAQDQG; from the coding sequence ATGGCCTATGTAAACGTAACTGCCGATACCTTTAACGATACCGTCGAGGGCGACGGCATGGTGATCCTCGACTTCTGGGCGCCGTGGTGCGGCCCGTGCAAGTCATTCGGCCCGATCTTCGAGGCGGCGGCGGAAAAACACGGCGACATCGTGTTCGCCAAGATCAACACCGAGGACGAGCAGGAGCTGGCCGCCCACTTCAAGATCCGTTCCATCCCGACGCTGATGGCGCTGAAGGACGGCATCGTGGTGTTCCACCAGGCCGGCGCGATGATGGCGCCGCAGTTCGAGCAACTGGTGCAGGCGGTACGTGATCTGGACATGGACCAGGTGCGCGCCGACATGGCCGCCCAGGATCAGGGCTGA